CTACTACCACCTGTCGCGGCTCCTCGGCGGCATCGCCAGCGTGCCCGTCGCCGTGGGTCGCACGATGGACCTCGAGAAGCACAAGGCGATGGTCGAGCGCGGCATCGTCGCCGCCAAGCCCGTCGATGGCCCCGGCTTCGACGTCTACGACGGTTGGGTTCAGTTCAAGGCCTGGGACGCCAGGCCGCAGACGGCGCCGCGCACGGCGCAGGTCTACACGTCGGACTTCATGCAGATCTACGGCGCCTTCCAGGACAACGCGAAGGACAACGGCCGTCACCCTCTGTTGCGAACCGGCCGGCGGCGCTGCGGGCCTCAACCAGTTCTTGGGTGGCAGCGCCTTCAAGGCGGTCTCTGAGAGCACGCCCCTCGCCCAGCGCTTTCGTGGCGGCGCCGCCGACGCAGCTTCGTTGCAAGGGCTCATCCTCGCAAAAGACGCGGCCGACATGGTCCTCATGGACGAGCTGCTCTCGCAGCAGGATCGCTACGGCAACATCGAGTCGCAGGCCTTCAAGGTGTTTGAGGAAGGCGGACGCCTGAAGAAGGTTCGCCTCGACCGCCAGGACGAGGACCAAGATCGCGCGGAAACGCCCATCGACCGACCCGACCTTCCCGGCGTCATCGTTCACGAGCTGCTCTTGCGCGACAACGACTGCGGCGTCTCGAAGACCAACATCAACGCGCAGGCCAACGGCGGCGCCGGCGTCGTGTCTCGCCTCGCGCACATGAGCTCGCGGACGTACAAGCACTTCCAGTAGCCGCGCCGCGGAGATCGCGAAGCCCAACTCCGACGTTCAGAACGTCTTCGCCAAAGAGTCGTTCTTCACGCCGACGGACCTGACCAACGTCACCCAGCAGGCTCGGAAGCTCGCCAGCACGCTGAAGTCTCGCTGCGAGAGCGGCGCGTTGGCGCTCGACGCCGACCTCCGCGATCATGTGGCGGGGCGCATCCGGGTCGCGAAGCCTGCGGCCTCGCGGAGCCGGCGCCGGCTCCGAGCTGGGCGCCGAAGGCGGCATCATCGACGCCCACGGCATCGAGCGCGTCGAGCGGAAGAAGCCCCAGTGAGGAGCGCGCGCCCGCCGCGCCACGCTCGGGAGTTCGGCAGCGCTGCGATAGGCCGCTCGAGCCAAGACGGCGCTACCCTGGCGCCATGAGTCTCGGCCCGGGCCCTTACGACCTCCTCATCGAAGGCGGCCTCGTGTTCGACGGGCGCGGCAACGCGCCGCGCCGTCTCTCCGTCGGCATTCGAGGCGGCCAGATCGCGGACCTCTTCGAGCCGTCCGCGGCGCACGAGCGGCCCGCGTCGCGCGAGGTCGTGAGCGCCCACGGCCAGTGGGTCATGCCGGGCTTCATCGACTTCCACGCACTACGACGCGGAGGTGGAGGTCGCGCCTCCTCCTCGAATCGCTGCGTCACGGCGTCACGACGGTCTTCCTCGGCAGCTGCTCGCCCAGCCTGGCCGTCGGCTCGCCCGACGAGCTCGCGGACATGTACTGCCGCGTCGAAGCGCTGCCCGACGAAGTCGTGCGACCGTTTCCTTCGGGCGGCGAAGACCTGGGAAGGTCACGCCGACTACTATCGACACCTGGACGCGCTCCCGCTGGGGCCGAACGTCGCGTCGTTCGTCGGGCACTCGGCGATTCGCGCGAACGTGATGGGCATCGAGCGGAGCCCTCGAGCGCGGCGTCGTCCCGACGGCGCAGGGAGTCTCGCGCATGCGCGACCTGGTCGGGGAGGGCCTCGACAGGAAGGGTACGTCGGGCTGTCGATCCAGACCTTGCCGTGGGACAAGATGGGCGGCACCGAGCCGTACCGAAGCCGGCCGCTGCCTTCGACCTTTGCGCGTTGGTCCGAATACCGAGCGCTCCTTCAAGAGGTGCGCGCCCGCGACCGCGTGTTCAAGGCGTCCCCAACGTCTCGACGAAGGTAAACGCCCTCTTGTTCATGCTGAGAGCGTTCCGCTCTTCGATCGCAAGCCGCTCAAGACGACGATCATCTCGATGATGGATCTCGTCGGCGAGCGGGGGATTCACCGCGTCATCGGAGCGCTCGCGCGCTTCGTCAACAGCGTCATGGGCGGCGACTTTCGCTGGCAAGCGCTGCCCGAGCCTTTCGATCTCTGGGCCGATGGCCTCGATCTGCGTGGTCTTCGAGGAGTTCGGCGCCGGCGCCGCGGCGCTCCACTTGGCCGACCGGACCAACGCTCCGCGCTCTTGCGCGATCCGGAGTACCGAGCGCGCTTTCGTCGCGAGTGGCGGCATCCGCTTTTGCCGCGGGCGTTTCACCGGAACCTAGCCTTGGCGCGCGTCCTTGCGTCGCCCGACGCGAGCCTCGCGGGAAAGACCTTCGCCGAGATCGCGAAGGACCGCGGGCGAGACGCCGTCGACGTGTTCCTCGACCTCGTCGCGACACACGGGACCCGACTGCGTTGGACGACGATGATGGCCAACGATCGCGAGGGCTCCCTCCTCGAGATCATCAGGCACCCGGACGTGCTCATCGGTTTCTCTGACGCGGGCGCGCACTTGCGGCAAATGGCTCACTACAGCTTCCCGCTGCGCATGTTGCGGCGCGTCCAGACCGCCCACCAAGCGGGTCGGCCGGCGATGAGCCTCGAGCGCGCCGTTCACCGCCTCACGGGCGAGATCGCATCCTGGTTTGGCATCGCCGCAGGGCACCTCGACGTGGGCGCGCGCGCCGACGTCGTCGTCGTCGACCCGGCGGGCCTGACGGACCGCCTCGAGGACGTTTGCGAGGCCGGCATCGAAGGCTTCGGCGCTCACACGCGCCTCGTGCGTAGAAGTGAAGACGCCACAACGCTGGTGGTGGTGGGCGGCCGCGTCGCCAGTCGGCGCGGCGTCGTGGACGCGGCCGTCGGGCACGAACGCGGCTTCAGGCGCGTGCTCCGCGCGCTAAAGACGCGCGCGCCAGCTGCGGCGCCAGCCCGGATCGGTGTCGCTCCACGCGTCTCGCTGCGGCGACGGCGCACAAACGAGCCCGATTACGCGCCACCGGGGAACGCACATCGCCGTACGTCACGGTGTGTATTGTTGCGATCGCAACGGTGGTGCGCGCCTTGCTCACTGGCTTGGTCATGACGCAAACCAAGCTGCTTCTCGGTGGACTCCTTCTCATGGTGGCCGGCACGACCCTCGCGGGCTGCAGCGGCGACATCGACGACGAAGGTGTTGCCGATGAGGGCCGCCCTGACGAGCGGCGTGAGCGGCGAGTCGCCGTGGGCACCGAGCTGACAACGACGGCGCGGGTCAACTTCCGAACCGGCCCGAGCACGTCGACGGCGGTCAAGCGCATCCTCGCCAAAGGCTCGACGGTGGTGACCGTGAATCGCACGAGGCCGAGCGGCGCCTTTTTACAACGTGAAGAGCGGCAACGACGAAGGATGGGTCCACGGCGGCTACCTCGCCAAGGCAGGGAGCGGCGCGACCGAGCCGACGCCTACGCCGACACCGACGCCCGGAGGCGGCGCGTGTGCCCCGCGCAAGCTCCGCTTTTCAGCGGACGAGCTTCCGAGCTTGCCGGCGGCGGGCTCCGCGTACGTCTGGGGCGCCAACGCGACGGGCGGCGCATCGGCCCCCTACTCGAGCGAGTTCATCTCCTACGCGGCGCAGGCGCACCAGCGCGGCTTGCAAGTCTTCGCCTACCTCGAAGGGCCATGCGGCGACACGGGCGGCGTCGATGACGGCGAGCGCGCGCGCTGCTCCGGCATTCACCGCTCGTTCAACGCGCAGAACGCGCCGGGCACGCCCAACACCGACAAGGCGCGATGGAAGCCGTTCACGATGCACCAGCTCAAGCGCTCGGCGCAGGTTGGCGCCGACTACTGCGAGATCGACAACCTCAGCAACAACGTGACGATTCCGCTGAATCCCCTCTTGCGCGAGATCAAGGCGCTCTACGACTCAGGGCAAGTCCATTGCCGCTTCGTGCTGAAGAACGTGGAGGCGGCTGACATCGATTCCCATTCGGACAGAAGTGGCGCTGACGCCGGCGGCGGCGGAACCTCATCGCGCCGTTCCACATCTTCGAAGCCGACGACACGGGGCAAAGGGCCAGCTCGACGCCGCGATGGTTCGGCTCAAGGGGCCTGGCGCCAAGACCATCATCAGCACCGACACGAACCACTACGGCGGCGCTCTTCACCCCGGACCAGTTCCTGGCTTGCGAGAAGCGGGACCGAGCCGGTCCCTCCACATCGCTTCGCGATGCGGAGGCCTCCCGCCTCCTCGAAAGTCCGAGGACCTGCGGCTTCGCAGGCTCGCGCAGGGGCTACTTGCACCGGAGCGCCGGTTTGGAACGCGGCGCGCTAAACTGGGCTCTTCGTTGTGTCGGCCCGCTGTCGAGCCACTCCTCCACGGGCGCGGTCTCGATCTCGAGCTCCCCTGGAGGCCTGGCACGATGAGCGTGCGGAGCGCGTCGACGAGGGCTCCGTGCAGGAGCTCCGCCGGCGGCGCGCCGTGGCGCGCGGAGGCCATCGGTGTGCCGTTCATCGACCGGCGTCCCGTAGCGCCACTGGCGCAAGTTGAGGAACGCCATCGGCAAGAGCCACGGAGAGACGGCGCGCCGCTCGTCGACCGGCAGGCTCGCGCGAGGTAGGCCCACCCGAGGCGGCCGTGCTCGATCTCGTCGCTCAAGAGTTCGCGAAGCGCGGCGCGGGCGAGCTCACCTTCGGCCACTTCAAGGCACGACTCCAAGAAGACGCCCGCGGTGGTCTCGTTGAGGACGCACTGCCCAACGACGTAGAGCGTGTCGCGGAGCGCGGGCGACGCGCCCTGGTGCCGGGGCGGTCCAAGCACGAGCCTCGGCGCCGGTGCGAGCGCACGGCCCGCGAAGTGCGACGCCACGAGGCGACTGAGCTCCGTGTGGCGAAGCTCGTCGTCGACGGCGCGATGCGCGAGCGCGCAAAGCGGTGCCGCCGCACCCCCTCCGGTCGCACGACGTCGCGTGAGCGCCGCGTGAATGATCGCAAAGGAGTCGCCGACGCGCCGCTCCATCCCGGAGCGCAAGAGCCAGATCTCCGCGAGGCGCCGCCGCTCAGCAGCCGTGAGCCTCTCGAGGCTCTCGTCGGCTTCCGGGAGCGGCTTTTGCGTGAGCCGACCGCCCCAACGTCCGTCGGGACTAAACGCGGGCGGCTCCGCGGGGAGCGGAGGGGTTGTGCGCTTCACCCCGAGTCCGCGAAGGCTGCGTCGGTGGTCGGGCCCGCGTCGGCGCCTGCGTCGGCGCCCGCGCCTGCATCGGGCAGGAGCCAGCCTCCGGTGGCGCACGTCGCGCCGACGACGGGGGCGGGTCCAAAACACTTGCAGGTCTCCGCGCGCACGGTGCCCGGTTGGCATTGCCAATCGGTACCGACGCAGAGCGCCGACAGGTCGACAAAGCCGCAGCGGCGCCGCCGCCGAGGTCGGCGTAGCAGTGATGAGGCAATCCCTTCGGCGTGCACGCGCCTGTGGGGTCGACGCAAATCGACGGGAGCTCGCCGCCGTGCCCCTTCGTGGTGGGCCACGTGTTGTCGCAGAACGCGTCGACGAGGACGTCCGCGCTGCCATCCACCTCGGAGACGCCCGCATCGGCCTCGGCGTCGGTGTTGGCGTCCGCTTCGGGCAACGCGGCTGCGGCGCCATCGGCCGACGTCGAGACGGTCGCCGCGGGCCCGGGCGTGCCGACGGCAGGGCTCGTCGGCTGCCCCACCTCCGCGTTTGATTCGTCGGCGAAGCGACCGCACGCGACGCTCGTGGCGCCTAGCGCGATGCCTGCCCCCACAATGGCTTTGAAGAGTCGCGACGACACGAGAGGCTCACTATAGCGCGCTTCCGGAAGACCGCGCACAGGCCATGAGCCCGTGCAGGCCCCTGGCCGTTTCCCGAGGGCTTCCGCTCGCGCTACAAGGTCCCATGGCGACGCTGTCCAATGTCATTGGCTTCGACGACGCGCCCTTCGAACGGGCGCACCGTGGGGACATTCTCGTCGTCGGGACCGTTTGCTCGCGCACGCGCCTCGATGGCGTCGTCTCATCTCAGATCCGACGTGACGGGCAAAACTCCACGGCGCGCATGATCGCGATGGTGCAGCGCTCGCAGTTCGCGCGCCACGTTCAGGCCGTGCTGCTCCAGGGCATCGCCGTCGGCGGCTTCAACGTCGTCGACGTCCACGCGCTCCACGAAGCGCTCGACGTGCCCGTGCTCGTGGTGGCGCGCCGGCGCCCCAACTACGCCGCCATCAAACGCGCGCTTTTCGCAGGCGGGGGCGCAGGCGGGCGAGCCGCCACGGGCAGCGGCACCCCTCGCGCTGGCGTCCCCGGCGCCGCGCGCAAGTGGCGGCTCATCGAGCGCGCGGGGCCGATGGAGCCGCTGCGCGGCGTCTTCGTGCAGCGCGTGGGTCTCTCCGCGTCGGAGGCCGGCGAGCTCATCGCCGGCACGACGTTGCACGGCAACTTGCCCGAACCCTTGCGGCTCGCCCACCTCATCGCCGGCGGCGTCACGACGGGCGCGAGCCGAGGACGGGCGTGACCGCGCCTTCTGGCGCCCGCGCCGCACGCACAAGGCTC
Above is a window of Myxococcales bacterium DNA encoding:
- a CDS encoding DUF99 family protein — its product is MATLSNVIGFDDAPFERAHRGDILVVGTVCSRTRLDGVVSSQIRRDGQNSTARMIAMVQRSQFARHVQAVLLQGIAVGGFNVVDVHALHEALDVPVLVVARRRPNYAAIKRALFAGGGAGGRAATGSGTPRAGVPGAARKWRLIERAGPMEPLRGVFVQRVGLSASEAGELIAGTTLHGNLPEPLRLAHLIAGGVTTGASRGRA